Within Paracoccus jeotgali, the genomic segment CACCCTTCCTACCCCATGAAAAACCGCACCATTTCCGCCGAGGCGTCGGGGCCGCTCGGGTCGGTGAAGCTGCCGTCGGGGCTGCCGCCGGACCAGGCGTGTCCGGCGCCGGTGATGGTCCAGGCTTCGACCACTACCTTTCCGTCGGGGGTCTTGACGATGTCTCGGCTCCACGACCGGTTGGCCTTGGTGGTGCCGGTTTCGCGGCGGGGTTTGCCATGCGCGCCGGCGCCGGTCGAGGCGAAGAGCGCCTTGGCGTTGGAGGGGTGGACGGTCGCATCGGCGCTGCCGTGGAAGATGATCATCCGCACCGATCCTTGCGTTTTAGTAATGCTCCCATTCGGCTGCCCGCGCATGGCGGCGAAGGCCGAGGGCATGTCGTGCGCCGCGCCGTGCGGCAGGCCGGAATGGACGCCGACCGCCCCGAAAAGCTCGGGGTGGGTGGCGGCCAGCGTCGCGGCCATGGCGCCACCGGCGGACAGGCCCGCCGCATAGACGGCGCCCTCGGGGACGGCGAACTCGGCGCGAACCTCGCGGGCCAGCGCGGCCAGCAATGCGGCCTCGCCCGAGGCGGCGCGTTGATCCTCGGGCCGGAACCAGTTCCAGCAGCCCTGCGCGTTATGGGCGCGGGACTGGTGCGGGTAGACAAGGATCAGCCCGTGCCGCTCGGCGTGGCTGTTCATGTCGGTCCCGCAGGCGAAATCATCCGGGTTCTGGGTGCAGCCATGCAGCATCAGGATCAGCCCCTTGGGACCGTCCGGCAGGCTGGACGGCACGAACAGGCGATAGTCGCGCGCACCATGTTTCGAGGTGAAGTGCCGCGTCTCGTAGCACGCGCCCTCGGGGATAGCGGGTGTCTTGCCGCTGCCGGGCAGGCCCTGCGGCAGGCCCGTCAGACCCTGCGGCAGGCCGTTCAGCCCCTGCGGCGACATCGCGCCCAGCTTGCCCAGCATCTGCTGCAGATCCACGCCGCCCTGACCCAGACCCGAGGGCATGGCAAAGCCCGCCATCGGCCCGCGACGCGGCGGCGTTTCCGAGATGATCTCGGCATCCTCGATAGGTGCCTTGGCCCCCGGCTTGACCGAGGGTGCAGGCGGCGCGGCCTTGGCCTTGGCCGCCGGTGCCGGTGCCGGTGCCGGTGCCGGTGCCGGTGCGCCGGTCAGCGCGGCCTGGATCAGACGCGTTGCCTCGGCCGGGTTTCCGGCGCGGGTATGTTCCATCGCGCGGCCAAGCGCCGCGGTAAAGTCGTTGTTCATGTCGTGTGTCTCCGGGGGCTGCGCCCCTAGCTGATGCGGTCCTTGAGAGCCGCCTTGATCTCTGGCCGGGCCTGCAACGCGCCCAGCACGGTCAGCGAGCCGATGGCCTTGCGAGCCAGTTCGACGCTGACATCGGGGGCGATCCGCGCCAACCCGACCACCTTGATATGCAGCACCTCGCCTGCCTCGGCGGTGGCTTCCAGTTCCGCGCGGCTGATGTCGCGCAGGCCCATCTCCAGCGTGTGCCGCTCGATCGAGCGGCTGACCGCGTCGGCTTCGGCGGTCAACTGGTTGCGGATGGCGGTGCGGATGAAATCGCTGCGATTGCCATAGAAGCCTTCCTGCACCAGCAGGTCGATCCGCCCAAGATCGACGTGACCGAGGTTGATCGTGATCTTCTCGTTATCCGTCAGCTTCATCGGCCTGCGCCTCACCTTACCATCCGCGTAGATGGTATATGGATGTATAGTGGCGGGTGTGCAACCCTCTGGGGAATTATTCGTTCACGGCGCCTGTCAGCCCTCAGCCCGGCGCAGCGCGTAGCCGCAGCTTTGGCTTTGACCCTGCCAGGGATGGGTGGGGATCACATGCGCCAGTTCGGGAATCGTCCAGCTATCCGCGATATCATACCCAAGGGCCGAGATGTCGTTAAGCCATTCGCGGCGATTCCGGATCCGATAGGGCACCCGCGCGGTGCCGATCCGCTCGAGCGTGAACAGGGTCGGCCCCTCGCGCACCGCCACCTTGTTGAGCAGGATGAAACGCGGCGGCCGCGGGAACTGCGCGATCAGATCGGCAAAGGGCACATCCAGATATTGCAGCAGCCCGGACCCGAGGAGGATGTCGGGCGTCTCGGCGACATCCAGCCGGTCGATGAAACCGATCTCTGCCGGCAACTCGCCTGCCTTCTGACGCGCACGCGCCGTGCGGATGATCGCAGGCAGGTCATAGACCGTCCAGTCCGTCCGCGACAGATCGAGAAGGCGGGAAAACGCGATGAACTTTGTGCCCATATGCCCGCCGGCATCCAGCAGCGAGCGGCTTTCCGGCAGCCAGCGGTCCAGCCAGAACAGGACGGGATAATCCCAGGCGGCCGTCCGGCACATCCGGGCGAAAGAGACATCCGCAAGCGCCTCGTGATCGTAACCCACATCTCCCAGACGGGCGGCGGCGGCCACCGCCTGCTCGCGGCTGTCATAGGCCCCGGCAAAGCGCGGCGGGCGCGCGGTCGGGGCGCGCAGCCGGGCGACAGCGGCGGCGGGCGCAGCGCGCAGCAGCCGGGCCGCGCCCCTGAGACGGGGCCGCCAGCCGTCAAGCGACCCCATGGCAGCAGATGTGTCGATCATGGCGAGACCTCGACGCCGGGGCGCCTGCGGCGCAGGATGATGGTGACCTGCTGGAAGATGGACTGGTCGAAGACAGCCAGCGCCAGCAGATATCCCGCGCCCCCCGTCAGCCCGACCGCGATGGCCCGCACCAGCGCAGGCAGGCCGG encodes:
- a CDS encoding extracellular catalytic domain type 1 short-chain-length polyhydroxyalkanoate depolymerase, yielding MNNDFTAALGRAMEHTRAGNPAEATRLIQAALTGAPAPAPAPAPAPAAKAKAAPPAPSVKPGAKAPIEDAEIISETPPRRGPMAGFAMPSGLGQGGVDLQQMLGKLGAMSPQGLNGLPQGLTGLPQGLPGSGKTPAIPEGACYETRHFTSKHGARDYRLFVPSSLPDGPKGLILMLHGCTQNPDDFACGTDMNSHAERHGLILVYPHQSRAHNAQGCWNWFRPEDQRAASGEAALLAALAREVRAEFAVPEGAVYAAGLSAGGAMAATLAATHPELFGAVGVHSGLPHGAAHDMPSAFAAMRGQPNGSITKTQGSVRMIIFHGSADATVHPSNAKALFASTGAGAHGKPRRETGTTKANRSWSRDIVKTPDGKVVVEAWTITGAGHAWSGGSPDGSFTDPSGPDASAEMVRFFMG
- a CDS encoding CopG family transcriptional regulator, with the protein product MKLTDNEKITINLGHVDLGRIDLLVQEGFYGNRSDFIRTAIRNQLTAEADAVSRSIERHTLEMGLRDISRAELEATAEAGEVLHIKVVGLARIAPDVSVELARKAIGSLTVLGALQARPEIKAALKDRIS
- a CDS encoding methyltransferase, TIGR04325 family; the protein is MIDTSAAMGSLDGWRPRLRGAARLLRAAPAAAVARLRAPTARPPRFAGAYDSREQAVAAAARLGDVGYDHEALADVSFARMCRTAAWDYPVLFWLDRWLPESRSLLDAGGHMGTKFIAFSRLLDLSRTDWTVYDLPAIIRTARARQKAGELPAEIGFIDRLDVAETPDILLGSGLLQYLDVPFADLIAQFPRPPRFILLNKVAVREGPTLFTLERIGTARVPYRIRNRREWLNDISALGYDIADSWTIPELAHVIPTHPWQGQSQSCGYALRRAEG